The following DNA comes from Mycobacterium sp. MS1601.
AACGATCCCCACGGTGGTGGGCTGCACGCCGGCGTGCTCCATCTTGGCAATCAGCCGCGGCAGCGCCGACTCCGACGAGGACGTGGCCACGATCAGCAGGTACTCGCGGGCCAGGTAGCGCACCAGTTTGAAGATCGACACGCCGGACACCATGCGCATCAGGCCGCCGAGCACACCGAAGACGAACAACACGCAGGTCAGGTAGAACGCGCCCATCAGCACACCGAGCTGGACCACTGCGGCGAAACCGGTGTCACCAACCACCTTGGCGATGGCGCCGAAGGCACCGATCGGCGCCAACCACAGGATGCCGGCCAGGATGCGGAACACCAGCTTCTGAATCAGACCGATAGCGCGCAGGATCGGCTCGCCGACGTCGCCCATGGCCTGCAGACCGAAACCCACCAGCAGCGCGACGAACAGCGTTTGCAGCACACTGCCCTCGGTCAGCGAACTCAGCAGCGATGTCGGGATGATTCCGGCGATGAAGTCCATGGTGCCGCCGGCTCCGTGCGCCTTCTCTGCCAATTCAGCGCCCGCACTGGGATCCGCTGCGACGTTCAGACCGGTTCCGGGGCTGATCAGGTTGCCGACCACCAAGCCGATCGCCAGCGCCGCGGTGGACATGGCCAGGAAGTAGAGCAGCGCCATGCCGCCGACCTTGCCGACCGATGCCGCTTTGCGGACCGATCCGATGCCCAGCACGATGGTGCAGAAGATCACCGGCGAGATCATCATCTTGATCAGACTCACGAAGAGGGTGCCCAGGATGCCGAGGTCAGATCCGGTGTCCGGGGCGACGAGGCCGACGGCGATGCCGCCGAGTACGGCGATGATGACGCCGATGTAGAGCCAGTGGGTGCGGTCGCGCTTCTTGGATTGTTTCGAAGGCGGTGTGACGGCGGTGTCGGCCATGTCGGCGCTCCTGTGTTGGGGGTCACGTGTGCTGGAGATGACTCTCAGCCCAGAGGTGATTCAAGTCACCAATAAGTTCATTGATTTCAGTTCGCGGGCTTAATCTCGTCACGATGACGACCGACCGGAGTGTCGACAGCTCGACTCCTCAACCGCCTCGTACCTCGCCGGCCTCGTCGTCTCGCAGTGCCGAAAGCTCGACTCCTCAACCGCCTCGTACCTCGCCGGCCTCGTCGTCTCGCAGTGTCGCCGGAGAGCTGTTCGGCTGGCAGTTGGCACTGCTACTGATCTTGATTCTGGGGGCCGGTGGAGTCGCCGTTCTGGACGCCCGGCGCGACGCCGACGAGCTGACCACCCAGAAAGTCATCGCGGTCACCGAGTCGGTGGCCCTGATGACATCGACGGCCGAGGCCATCGGCTCTGCTGACCCGACGGCGCTCCTGCAACCGCAGACCGAGGCCATCCGCAAGGCCACCGGCATGGATTTCATCGTGGTGATGGCGCCGGACCGCACCCGTTTCACCCACACGGACACCACCCGCATCGGCGGCCAGTTCACCGGCAACATCGACCGCGCGTTGGCCGGCGAGACGTTCACCGAGACCTATCCGGGCACACTCGGTCCGTCCATCCGTGCCGTTGCACCGGTACGCGATGCGCAGGGCGCCATCATCGGGTTGGTCTCCGCCGGTGTCACCCGCACCAAGATCTCGCAGTCCGTGATGGCGACGCTGCCCGCCATCGGAATCGCCGTGGGCACCGCACTGATTCTCGCCTTGGCCGGGGCCTACCTGTTGGAACGACGGTTGCGACGACGCACGCTGGGCCTGTCGTTCGGTGACCTGTCCGCGCTGTACGAACAGCGCGAAGCGGTGCTGCACGCCATCGGTGAAGGACTTCTGCTGTTCGACAACGACGGCCGCGCCGAAGTGGTGAACGACGAAGCACGACGGCTGCTTTCGCTTCCCGACGGGCCGGTGACCCGCGCGCAGCTCCCGGGGTCGTTGGGCAGTTCCGGCGGGGAGACGCTGACCGACGAAACCCATGTCACCGCCGACCGGGTCCTGCTGGTCAATCAGCAGCCGGTCTTGTGGGAGGGACGCACCGTCGGCACTGTCATGACCCTGCGGGATCGCACTGATCTGCAACGGGTGTCCGGTGAACTCAGCTCGGTCACGCAGTTCGCGGAATCGCTGCGCTCGCGCGCGCACGAGGCCGACAACCGCCTGCACACCGTCATCACCATGGTGGAGCTGGGCCGTACCGATCAGGCCGTCGAGTTCGCCACCGCGGAACTGGCTGTGTCGCAACATCTCATCGACCGGTTGATGGCCACAGTTGGTGAACCGGCATTGGCCGCGCTGCTGTTGGGAAAGATCAGCCAGGCCCGCGATCACGGCGTCGACCTCACCGTCACCGAGGACTCCCTCCTCGACGACCCCAGCAGCCTCGCGCTCAAGCAGGGCGAACTCGTCACTCTGGTGGGCAATCTTGTGGACAACGCCATCGAAGCCGCGCGGTCGTCGAGCCCCGGGGGGCCTGCCTGGGTGGAGGTGACTGTGCGCGGGACAGCCGACGAGCTCACGGTCATCGTCGCCGACAGCGGTCCCGGGATGACGCCGGACGCCTTCGAGCGGGCCCGGATGCGCGGCTACTCCACAAAGGCGGATGAACCTGGCATGGGAAGGGGACTGGGTCTGGCACTGGTGTGGCAGGTGATCGCCGCGCACGGTGGCACCGTCACCTCGCAGAACACCTACGGCTCGGTCATCACCGCCACGATCGGACGCCGATGATCCGGGTCCTCATCGTCGACGACGAACCCCTGATCGCCGAGGCGCACCGCGCCTACGTCGAACGCATCCCGGGTTTCGCCGTGCACGGGGTGGCAGGCACGGGCAACGCGGCGGTGCGCACCGTCGCCAATGCGGCAGCCGGCGACTCCCCGATCGACCTGGTACTGCTGGATATCGGACTGCCCGACGCCAGTGGCATCGATGTCGCGTCCGCGCTCAGTGGCATCCGCCCCTCCCCCGACATCATCGCCATCACCTCGGAGCGGGATCTGGAGGTGGTGCGCTCGGCAGTGGCCCACGGAGTGGCGCTGTATCTGCTGAAACCGTTCACGTTTGCGGCTTTTCGCGACAAGCTGGAGCGCTACCAGCAGTACCGCGACGCCCTCGGCGCCGGCGGGGCTGCCGCCGGGCAGCACGAGATCGACCGGGCCATCAATGCCCTGCGCACAGCCGACCAGAAAGCCTCGACTCCCAAGGGCGTCTCCGCCGACACGCTGGACTTGGTGGCCGCGGCGATCCGGGGGGCGCCGGCTGGCCTGAATGCCTCGGAAGCAGCTGCCCAAGTGGGGATTTCACGGGTGACGGCGTGGCGATATCTGGAGCGGCTGGCCGACGACGGCGTGGTGGCCAGGTTGACCGAGTACGGCAAGGCAGGCAGACCGCAGGTGCGCTACCGGTTGAGTTAGTCGGCCGGATCGAGGCCCGATCAAGCTCACTCCATGCTGTGCATTACCGGTGGTGTAGCTGATGTTCGCCGTACGGAACGAACACGTCGACCCAGTGTGCGTCCGCCCGCGCACTTCACTGAGCACGCCGCGCGGGTGCCAGATGATCGCACTGACCAACTACCGCGGACAGAAGATCAGCGAGTTGGCGGATGTCGAAATCATCGTCGCCGCTCCCGACGACCGTATTCGCCCGGAAGCGGCCTCCACCCGCATCGCCCACCTCGCCGTTATCGACGCGTTGTGTGTAGCCCTGGCGATGAGAAATCCGTCTGCCGCCAGCGCAGCTCTCGTGGTCGACGACCAGACCAGCGAGGAACTCGGCGAAGCCTGAGTCACACGCTGGGACATCTCATCTGACCGCCTCAGCCTCCAGCTCTTTCACACTGTTGACCTGGTCCTGGTTGGCGCCGAAGAAAACGAGAGTCCTTGCGGAAGTGTAGGAAACATCGACATCACTACCTTCGGGCAGTACGTCGTGCGCGCCGGAGTCGACGGCGTGGAGCCGCTGCCCATCGGCCAACACCAGGCTGTAGCGGACCCAACCACCCCCGAAGATGGTGGAGTCGATGCGCGCGCGGAAACAGGCTGCTGCCGCAGCGCCTCCGAGCGGCCGAACCTGGAGTTCCTCGGGGCGCAGGCCGATGGTGGCTGGTGTTCCGCGACTTGCGTGTACATCTGTCGACGCCTCCACGTCGGTCCCACCGGCGCTCACGGTGACCGACTCGTTGTCGCTGCTGACAACTGAACCGGTCAGGACATTGAGATCACCCAGGAACGTCGCAACGAAGAGATCGGCCGGGTTTCGGTAAATGCGTTCCGGGGTGTCCACCTGCAGGATATTGCCTTCCCGCATCACCGCGATGCGACTGGACAGGACGAACGCTTCCTCCTGATCATGAGTCACGTAGATCGTGGTGATGCCGAGTTCCCGCTGCACACGCCGTATCTCGAGTCCCAGCTGCTGGCGAAGCTGTCGATCGAGGGCACCCAACGGCTCGTCGAGAAGCAGCACCCGCGGCTGGAAAGTGATGGCGCGCGCCAATGCGACACGCTGTTGCTGACCACCACTGAGCTCCGCAGGATGCCGGTGGGCGAGCTCATCCAGGCCCACCAGTTCCAGCGCCTGGCCGACTCTTTCTCGGACAGTTCGCCTGTCCATACGGCGCATTTCCAAGGGAAAAGCCACATTTCGCTGGACTGTCATATGTGGGAAGAGGGCATAGTTCTGGAAGACAAACCCCATGTCGCGACGTTCGGGCGGCAATCCTCTGAGCGGATTGCCGTCGACGGTGATCTCGCCCTGGCTGGGCTCGATCAGACCACCGATGGCCTGCAGCAGAGTCGTCTTTCCCGAGCCACTCGATCCCAGCAGGGTCATGAACTCCGCAGGCTGGATGTCGAGATCGACGCCTTTGAGAGCGTGGAAGCCGCCATAGTGATGGTCGACATTGCGGACGTGGACAGCTGCGCCGCTGATCTTGGACTCAGACATGGCTTGACATTCCTTCGCGACGGTCGAGGTGGCCGCGCCACGCGCGCAGCACGAGCCGCGTCCCCTGGGTGAAGGCGACGTAGGCCAGGAGTGAGGCGAGCAACAACAGCGTTCCCACGGCAGCCACCGTCGGAAGTAGTTGGGAACGAACAAAGATCAGGTACTTGACAGGCAGACTCTGCTGATCGACAGTGAGGAACAGACTGACCACCGCCTCGTCCCAGGAGATCAGGAAGCTGATGAGGGCGGCTGCACCGAGACTGGCACTCACCGCGGGAACAGTGATGCGCACGAACACCTGCAACTGATTGGCCCCCAGCGTCCGTGCCGCGAGTTCGACGTTGCGCGAACTCGAACTCAGTGCGTTGGTCAGGATGATGACGGTCACCGGCAGGGTGAGCACCACGTGTCCGATCACGAAACCCGTGAGAGTACCGGTCATACGCTCACGCACCAGGAGTCCGAAGAGGGCACCGCCGACCAGCACCACCGGAACGATCAGCGGCATGTAGAAGAACGTCGTCGCAACACCTTTGAACGGGAGGCCGCCCCGCACGATCCCGAACGCCGCGCCGAGCCCGAGCGCGGTGGCGATGAGCGCGGTCATAACACCGATCTTGACGCTGAGCCAGGCGGCGTTGAACCACCCACTGTCGGAGAGCACCTCGCGGTACCACCTCAGGGAGTAGCCCGACGGTGGGAACTGCAGGTACGACTCGGAGGTGAACGACGCCCACACCACGAGGACCAGCGGCAACATCAGGAACAGCACCACCGCCGAGGACCACAGGCCCAGGGCAACGTTGCCTCGGGTCCAACGGAACGTTCCTGTGCTACTCGCGCCCTTGCCCGAGCTTGCGGTCACCACCGTCGACAGGCTGAGGGCCCGGCCGGACACCACGAACAGCACCAGAGTTGCCACCAGCAAGGTGATGCCGACAGCACTGGCCGCACCCCACTGATACTGACTGATCTTCTGCTGAATGTAGGTCGACACAACCTGTTTCGTTGGATCGCCGAGGACCGCGGGGGTGAGATAGAAGCCCAGACTCGTCACGAAGACGAAGAGGGTGGCTGCCACCAGTCCCGGCCGTGACAACGGGAACAGCACCCTGGTGAAGACGCGTATCGGTGATGCGCCCATGGTCCTGGCCGCCGGGCCCAGGTTCGCGGGAATCGCAACCATGGCCGCATACAGCATCACGATCATGAACGGCAGCAGATAGGCCACCATTCCCACCAACGCACCCGTCGCTGTCCCCTGCAGTCCGAGCGGGGTCAGCACGGCCTTGAAGGCGTAGAGCCGCACCAGAATCGAGCTGAAGTACGGGATCATGACTGCCAGCAACAGGATCCGGGCGACCTGCCGCGGCGCGCGACTGAGGAAGTAGGCCATGGGATACGCAGCGATCACGGTGATCACCGTGGACCCTGCCGCCAGCACCAGGGTGGCCCGCAGCATCGTCCAGAAGGTGGAATCGGCAAACGCGGAGCTGAAGTTCGCGATGGTCAGTGCCGAGAGATCGAGAGTCGGATCACCAGCAGAATGCAGGCTCCGCAGCAGCAGCTCCCACAACGGGTAGACGAAGAAAACACCCAGAAACGCAACAGCAGGCAGCAACATCCACGCCGTCCGGGCGACCCGCCCCTGCGTCGCAAGCCGGGGGCGGGTTTGCCGAACCGCGGTGGTGGTCAT
Coding sequences within:
- a CDS encoding cation:dicarboxylate symporter family transporter, giving the protein MADTAVTPPSKQSKKRDRTHWLYIGVIIAVLGGIAVGLVAPDTGSDLGILGTLFVSLIKMMISPVIFCTIVLGIGSVRKAASVGKVGGMALLYFLAMSTAALAIGLVVGNLISPGTGLNVAADPSAGAELAEKAHGAGGTMDFIAGIIPTSLLSSLTEGSVLQTLFVALLVGFGLQAMGDVGEPILRAIGLIQKLVFRILAGILWLAPIGAFGAIAKVVGDTGFAAVVQLGVLMGAFYLTCVLFVFGVLGGLMRMVSGVSIFKLVRYLAREYLLIVATSSSESALPRLIAKMEHAGVQPTTVGIVVPTGYSFNLDGTAIYLTMASLFIADAMGNPLSIAEQLSLLVFMIVASKGAAGVSGAGLATLAGGLQSHRPELLDGIGLIVGIDRFMSEARAVTNFSGNAVATILIGTWTKTLDKARINEVLDGRAPFDEQTMVDDHPAPAADKKEPVGV
- a CDS encoding sensor histidine kinase, with the translated sequence MTTDRSVDSSTPQPPRTSPASSSRSAESSTPQPPRTSPASSSRSVAGELFGWQLALLLILILGAGGVAVLDARRDADELTTQKVIAVTESVALMTSTAEAIGSADPTALLQPQTEAIRKATGMDFIVVMAPDRTRFTHTDTTRIGGQFTGNIDRALAGETFTETYPGTLGPSIRAVAPVRDAQGAIIGLVSAGVTRTKISQSVMATLPAIGIAVGTALILALAGAYLLERRLRRRTLGLSFGDLSALYEQREAVLHAIGEGLLLFDNDGRAEVVNDEARRLLSLPDGPVTRAQLPGSLGSSGGETLTDETHVTADRVLLVNQQPVLWEGRTVGTVMTLRDRTDLQRVSGELSSVTQFAESLRSRAHEADNRLHTVITMVELGRTDQAVEFATAELAVSQHLIDRLMATVGEPALAALLLGKISQARDHGVDLTVTEDSLLDDPSSLALKQGELVTLVGNLVDNAIEAARSSSPGGPAWVEVTVRGTADELTVIVADSGPGMTPDAFERARMRGYSTKADEPGMGRGLGLALVWQVIAAHGGTVTSQNTYGSVITATIGRR
- a CDS encoding response regulator, producing MIRVLIVDDEPLIAEAHRAYVERIPGFAVHGVAGTGNAAVRTVANAAAGDSPIDLVLLDIGLPDASGIDVASALSGIRPSPDIIAITSERDLEVVRSAVAHGVALYLLKPFTFAAFRDKLERYQQYRDALGAGGAAAGQHEIDRAINALRTADQKASTPKGVSADTLDLVAAAIRGAPAGLNASEAAAQVGISRVTAWRYLERLADDGVVARLTEYGKAGRPQVRYRLS
- a CDS encoding ABC transporter ATP-binding protein — its product is MSESKISGAAVHVRNVDHHYGGFHALKGVDLDIQPAEFMTLLGSSGSGKTTLLQAIGGLIEPSQGEITVDGNPLRGLPPERRDMGFVFQNYALFPHMTVQRNVAFPLEMRRMDRRTVRERVGQALELVGLDELAHRHPAELSGGQQQRVALARAITFQPRVLLLDEPLGALDRQLRQQLGLEIRRVQRELGITTIYVTHDQEEAFVLSSRIAVMREGNILQVDTPERIYRNPADLFVATFLGDLNVLTGSVVSSDNESVTVSAGGTDVEASTDVHASRGTPATIGLRPEELQVRPLGGAAAAACFRARIDSTIFGGGWVRYSLVLADGQRLHAVDSGAHDVLPEGSDVDVSYTSARTLVFFGANQDQVNSVKELEAEAVR
- a CDS encoding ABC transporter permease subunit, yielding MAGAMTTTAVRQTRPRLATQGRVARTAWMLLPAVAFLGVFFVYPLWELLLRSLHSAGDPTLDLSALTIANFSSAFADSTFWTMLRATLVLAAGSTVITVIAAYPMAYFLSRAPRQVARILLLAVMIPYFSSILVRLYAFKAVLTPLGLQGTATGALVGMVAYLLPFMIVMLYAAMVAIPANLGPAARTMGASPIRVFTRVLFPLSRPGLVAATLFVFVTSLGFYLTPAVLGDPTKQVVSTYIQQKISQYQWGAASAVGITLLVATLVLFVVSGRALSLSTVVTASSGKGASSTGTFRWTRGNVALGLWSSAVVLFLMLPLVLVVWASFTSESYLQFPPSGYSLRWYREVLSDSGWFNAAWLSVKIGVMTALIATALGLGAAFGIVRGGLPFKGVATTFFYMPLIVPVVLVGGALFGLLVRERMTGTLTGFVIGHVVLTLPVTVIILTNALSSSSRNVELAARTLGANQLQVFVRITVPAVSASLGAAALISFLISWDEAVVSLFLTVDQQSLPVKYLIFVRSQLLPTVAAVGTLLLLASLLAYVAFTQGTRLVLRAWRGHLDRREGMSSHV